A genome region from Neptunomonas japonica JAMM 1380 includes the following:
- a CDS encoding type II toxin-antitoxin system Phd/YefM family antitoxin has product MNVISYTAARANLASTMANVCNDHAPIIITRKNEAPVIMISLEDYNAMEETTYLLRSPTNARNLLESIAELETGKGTERELLE; this is encoded by the coding sequence ATGAATGTAATAAGCTACACAGCAGCTAGAGCAAATTTAGCGAGCACTATGGCAAATGTCTGTAATGATCATGCGCCTATAATTATCACTCGCAAAAATGAAGCGCCCGTCATAATGATATCTTTAGAAGACTATAACGCAATGGAAGAGACTACATATTTACTCAGGTCTCCAACCAACGCTAGAAACCTATTAGAGTCTATAGCCGAACTGGAAACAGGCAAGGGAACAGAAAGAGAACTTCTTGAATGA